A single region of the Microtus ochrogaster isolate Prairie Vole_2 chromosome 2, MicOch1.0, whole genome shotgun sequence genome encodes:
- the LOC101982905 gene encoding olfactory receptor 4C15-like, protein MNMFYTNIFLRIMQNQSFVTEFILLGLSQNPKVEKILFIVFLFVYIATLGGNMIIVVTIIFSPALLGSPMYFFLAFPSLLDACTSTTVTPKMIVDLFYKRKTISFECCMTQLFTSHFFAGVEVIVLTAMAYDRYVAICKPLHYSSIMTRRLCGTLIGVAWTGGFIHSITQVIFTLQLPFCGPNFIDHFICDLFPLLQLACTDTHIFVILVFANSGSFCIIIFSLLIVSYGVILFSLRGHSSEGRSKALSTCGSHITVVILFFVPCILIYARPSSAFSFEKNTLIFASVLTPLLNPMVYTFRNKEIKNSFRKMCRRLTVASDKY, encoded by the exons ATGAACATGTTTTATACCAA caTCTTTTTGAGAATCATGCAAAACCAGAGCTTTGTCACTGAGTTCATACTCCTGGGGCTTTCTCAAAACCCAAAAGTTGAGAAAATactctttattgtatttttgtttgtctatatCGCAACACTTGGGGGTAACATGATAATTGTGGTGACAATCATCTTTAGCCCTGCCCTGCTGGGATctcccatgtacttcttcttGGCATTCCCGTCCTTACTGGATGCATGCACTTCTACTACTGTCACACCCAAGATGATTGTGGACCTCTTCTATAAAAGGAAGACCATTTCCTTTGAATGTTGCATGACACAACTGTTTACTAGCCACTTCTTTGCAGGAGTGGAGGTGATTGTCCTGACAGCCATGGCCTacgaccgctatgtggccatttgCAAGCCCCTTCACTACTCTTCCATCATGACCCGAAGGCTCTGTGGCACTCTTATAGGGGTGGCCTGGACAGGAGGATTCATACATTCTATCACACAAGTTATCTTCACTTTGCAGCTGCCCTTCTGTGGACCCAATTTTATTGATCATTTCATATGTGACTTATTCCCATTACTGCAGCTTGCctgcactgacacacacatttttgtcattttggtgTTTGCTAACAGTGGATCTTTCTGCATCATTATCTTCTCCTTGTTGATTGTCTCCTATGGTGTCATCCTCTTCTCTCTAAGGGGTCACAGCTCTGAAGGACGAAGTAAAGCTCTCTCCACTTGTGGATCCCACATTACTGttgtaattttgttctttgtcCCATGTATACTAATATATGCACGACCTTcatctgccttttcctttgagaaaaaCACACTTATATTTGCCTCTGTTCTGACACCATTGCTTAATCCAATGGTTTACACTTTCAGGAATAAGGAAATCAAGAATTCCTTTAGAAAAATGTGTAGGAGATTGACAGTGGCTtctgataaatattaa